A genomic segment from Juglans regia cultivar Chandler chromosome 14, Walnut 2.0, whole genome shotgun sequence encodes:
- the LOC109001694 gene encoding delta(12)-acyl-lipid-desaturase-like, whose product MGAGAQMTVVNKSEEQKATLQRVPHTKPPFTLSQLKKAIPPHCFQRSLFRSFSYVAYDLFFAFLFYYIATSYFHLLPHPLSYFAWPIYWTLQGCILTGVWVIAHECGHHAFSDYQWVDDTVGLVLHSALLVPYFSWKISHRRHHSNTGSLERDEVFVPKPKTKMPWYSKYFNNPPGRVLTLLVTLILGWPLYLAFNVSGRPYDRFACHYDPYGPIYSVRERLQIYISDAGIFAATYVLYSAAMAKGLAWLVCVYGVPLLIVNGFLVTITYLQHTHPSLPHYDSSEWDWLKGALATADRDYGVLNKVFHNITDTHVAHHLFSTMPHYHAMEATKAIKPILGEYYRFDGTSFYKAMWREAKECIYVEPDEGAPSKGVFWYQKKL is encoded by the coding sequence TAAGAAAGCCATCCCACCACACTGTTTCCAACGTTCCCTCTTCCGCTCATTCTCCTATGTTGCTTACGACCTCTTCTTCGCCTTCCTCTTCTACTACATTGCTACCTCTTACTTCCACCTCCTCCCTCACCCACTTTCTTACTTTGCATGGCCAATCTATTGGACTCTCCAAGGCTGCATTCTCACTGGTGTTTGGGTCATTGCTCATGAGTGTGGTCACCATGCCTTCAGTGACTACCAATGGGTCGATGACACGGTTGGCCTAGTCCTCCACTCTGCTCTTTTGGTGCCCTACTTCTCATGGAAAATTAGTCACCGTCGTCACCACTCAAACACAGGGTCGTTAGAGCGAGATGAAGTGTTTGTTCCCAAGCCTAAAACCAAAATGCCATGGTACTCCAAGTACTTCAACAACCCACCAGGCAGGGTCCTTACTCTTTTGGTCACTCTCATTCTAGGTTGGCCCTTGTACTTGGCCTTCAATGTTTCAGGCCGTCCCTATGACCGATTTGCATGCCACTATGATCCCTATGGCCCCATTTATTCTGTTCGGGAAagacttcaaatatatatctcaGATGCTGGTATCTTTGCCGCCACTTACGTGCTTTACAGTGCTGCAATGGCAAAAGGACTGGCTTGGCTTGTATGTGTTTATGGGGTGCCATTGCTCATAGTCAATGGCTTTCTTGTAACGATCACATACTTGCAGCATACTCACCCTTCATTGCCACACTACGACTCATCGGAGTGGGACTGGCTGAAGGGAGCATTGGCAACAGCAGACAGAGATTATGGGGTGCTGAATAAGGTTTTCCACAACATCACAGACACGCATGTGGCTCACCATCTCTTCTCTACAATGCCTCATTACCATGCAATGGAGGCCACCAAAGCAATCAAGCCAATACTGGGTGAGTACTACCGGTTTGATGGCACATCATTTTACAAAGCAATGTGGAGGGAGGCTAAAGAGTGCATTTATGTTGAGCCGGACGAGGGGGCCCCTAGCAAAGGAGTGTTCTGGTACCAGAAAAAGCTGTGA